Genomic DNA from Gloeocapsa sp. DLM2.Bin57:
AAGGGGTTATATTGGGGTGGTTTATTGATTAAGTCTAATTTTTGCCAACGATTAGCCCAAGTAGCTAAACCCCAACAAAAAACCCGATTAGATACCATAAAATCTGTGTTAATAATCTGAGCAAATCCTCGGGGAACATTGGCGTAAGCACTAAGAGAAAATACTTCCTCACAATCGCGGTAAGCTTCTAATAATCTACACATTCTGTCATAAAAACAGGGATTGGGAACAATATCATCTTCTAAGTAAACTAAACTAGGATAAGTTGCTAAGACTTCGGTTAAACTGGTGAGAATCTGGCGATCACAGCCTAAATTTGAGTCTCTGCTTACAATTTCAATGGGCGTAAATTTTGCTAAATCTTCCAGGATTTTTACACATTCAGCAATCAAGGGTTTATCACTTTCTTGACGATAACCATCTACAAAAGCGATAATTTGTTGTGGTTGGAGTGATTGTTGTTTAATACCTTCGGTGACTATTGTTAATAAATCAGGTCGATTAAAAGCAATTAAGACTAAAGGGGGAAGTTGTTGGGGAAGGATAATATCATCTAGGGTAAAAGAGAACTTTTTAGTAATGGGTTTCATAATTTGAAAACGTCAAATACCTTAGCTTGTACTACGTAGGAGTATGTCACTCATAATAGGTTACTCTAATTACCTAGACTAAATCTCTGGTTTTAAAACTGTGGGAATTTGTGCGAGAATTTCAGAGGCGATCGCTTCTGGAGTTTGTTCTGGTTGTATAATAATTTGTAGATCTGCTTCTGCGTAGAGATGACGTCTTTGTTTTGATAAAGCAGTTAATTTAGCTTCTAAATCAGTATTCTGTAAAAGAGGTCGAGTTTGATCAGCGGTTAAACGTTGACAAAGTAATTCTACAGAAGCGTCTAACCAAATAACCAACCCATGACGTAAATAACTCCAGTTTTCTGGTTTTAAGACTATTCCTCCACCTGTAGCAATAACCGAGCGAGTATAAGCGTATAATTGACTTAAGATTTGGGTTTCCAACTCACGAAAAGCGATTTCTCCTTGAGTAGCGAAGATTTCTTGGATACTAGTTTGGGCTACTTTTTCCAAGAGATGATCACAATCAAAGAAACGATAGTCTAATTGTGGGGCTAAAATTTGACCAATGGTGGTTTTACCAGTACCCATCATCCCCACTAGATAAATATTAATTCCTTTTA
This window encodes:
- a CDS encoding glycosyltransferase family 2 protein, with the translated sequence MKPITKKFSFTLDDIILPQQLPPLVLIAFNRPDLLTIVTEGIKQQSLQPQQIIAFVDGYRQESDKPLIAECVKILEDLAKFTPIEIVSRDSNLGCDRQILTSLTEVLATYPSLVYLEDDIVPNPCFYDRMCRLLEAYRDCEEVFSLSAYANVPRGFAQIINTDFMVSNRVFCWGLATWANRWQKLDLINKPPQYNPFGKYYDIPANIQTKLTMVNQFWLERNQQTDWNISFNLGVLYHQGVHIIPMKSFIKNIGFGHPQAKTYKSNEPDWVNSAYDANSIPNILPENLALPAPLQDYLTPTELSKYLQAKNLWLSLDDLINLWRKYPNWQLRLFLLSFFKANLALLWSRWKRGGK
- a CDS encoding shikimate kinase → MMGTGKTTIGQILAPQLDYRFFDCDHLLEKVAQTSIQEIFATQGEIAFRELETQILSQLYAYTRSVIATGGGIVLKPENWSYLRHGLVIWLDASVELLCQRLTADQTRPLLQNTDLEAKLTALSKQRRHLYAEADLQIIIQPEQTPEAIASEILAQIPTVLKPEI